From the genome of Pseudalkalibacillus berkeleyi, one region includes:
- a CDS encoding NUDIX hydrolase, producing the protein MNEGKVLMVLQGKPNEPKRWTIPSGGKHDGESDEACCLRELFEETGYKGDIKRRLHVKHGESYGIQVIVHYYEVDIVGGRPTIQDPDELIHEIRWITSSELHKLDLSFPEDLAFLVEELEKCDSNFVTLE; encoded by the coding sequence ATGAATGAAGGCAAGGTATTGATGGTTCTACAAGGAAAGCCGAATGAACCGAAGAGGTGGACAATCCCATCTGGAGGGAAGCATGATGGGGAATCTGATGAAGCATGTTGCTTAAGAGAATTATTTGAAGAAACGGGCTATAAAGGTGACATTAAAAGGCGGTTGCACGTTAAGCATGGTGAATCATACGGAATTCAGGTGATCGTTCATTATTACGAGGTGGATATTGTGGGCGGACGACCAACCATTCAAGATCCCGATGAACTCATTCATGAGATTCGGTGGATCACCTCAAGTGAATTACATAAGTTAGACCTCTCGTTTCCAGAAGATTTGGCATTCCTAGTTGAAGAACTAGAAAAGTGTGACTCCAATTTTGTAACTTTAGAATAG
- a CDS encoding tetratricopeptide repeat protein: MIGQRIRYYRKTKSLTQEELAKGICSVSYLSKIENGDAKSSDDVIQLLCERLGISPESQELDVNFIGLLNEWNYYLTLRKSKEAKEIYLKIEDQIPFIEDPNIILRYKLFLTRQYLTEKKAEDAYNLLKDLKKYKDIDFDSSLKFYHYFILGLYNYITYDYRESIDYFYKAEPYLVQTPLTEVEIATFYYNIALTLTHLTHNTSVISYANKALNIFDKDYHFTRSSDCQILLGIVNRRIKNYSQSEYHFSQALKFAESFNDSKGLSVIYHNLGYVHSSKGDGKKAIEFYHKSIKIKEKIKDQSIHITYYLIAQEYFNLGEPTSSSMWLEKTFNNLEKNPDKEYLIHYKVLKYRLDNDHGKEYEQFIKKEAIPFFQEQNILERVCEYATLLAEYYFNNSQYKSSSEYYKLALEASQQYF, from the coding sequence TTGATAGGACAGAGAATAAGATATTATAGAAAGACAAAAAGCCTCACTCAAGAAGAGCTAGCAAAAGGAATATGCTCCGTCTCCTACCTAAGTAAAATAGAAAACGGCGACGCAAAATCCAGTGATGACGTCATCCAGCTCTTGTGTGAGAGACTAGGGATCTCTCCGGAAAGTCAGGAATTAGATGTTAATTTTATTGGATTGTTAAATGAATGGAACTACTATCTAACTTTAAGAAAAAGTAAAGAAGCTAAAGAAATATACTTAAAAATAGAAGATCAAATACCTTTTATTGAGGATCCCAATATCATATTAAGATATAAATTGTTCCTTACTCGACAGTATCTCACTGAAAAAAAAGCAGAAGATGCATATAATCTATTAAAAGATTTAAAGAAATATAAAGATATTGATTTTGATTCCTCATTAAAGTTTTATCATTATTTTATTTTGGGACTGTACAACTATATCACTTACGATTACAGGGAATCTATTGATTACTTCTATAAAGCTGAGCCATACTTAGTTCAAACCCCTTTAACTGAAGTTGAAATTGCAACATTTTATTATAATATTGCGCTCACTCTTACTCACTTAACCCATAATACTTCAGTTATTAGCTATGCTAACAAAGCTCTCAATATTTTCGATAAAGATTATCACTTCACCAGAAGTTCTGATTGCCAAATTTTACTAGGTATTGTTAACCGGCGTATTAAAAACTATTCCCAGTCAGAGTATCACTTCTCCCAAGCACTTAAATTTGCAGAGTCCTTTAATGATAGTAAAGGGTTATCTGTTATATACCATAATTTGGGATATGTACATTCAAGTAAGGGTGATGGCAAAAAGGCTATAGAATTCTATCATAAATCAATAAAAATTAAAGAAAAAATAAAAGATCAAAGTATACACATAACATACTATCTTATTGCCCAAGAGTATTTTAATTTAGGAGAACCCACCTCCTCTTCTATGTGGCTTGAAAAAACGTTCAATAATCTAGAAAAGAACCCTGACAAAGAATATTTAATCCATTATAAAGTATTAAAATATCGACTAGATAATGATCACGGAAAGGAATATGAGCAATTTATAAAAAAAGAAGCTATTCCTTTTTTTCAAGAACAAAATATATTAGAACGTGTTTGTGAATATGCCACATTGCTGGCAGAATACTATTTTAATAACTCACAATATAAAAGCTCGAGTGAGTATTATAAATTAGCATTAGAAGCAAGCCAACAATATTTTTAA
- a CDS encoding DNA-3-methyladenine glycosylase I, whose amino-acid sequence METTKKRRRCNWCEDDPMLMDYHDHEWGQPLDDDNDLFEALTLEIFQAGLSWKTILHKRENFRTAFDGFEIHKVSEYKEEKIEELLQNKGIVRHRRKIEATIHNANIALELIKDHGSLKNYFDSLPKETLEKQKEIKKTFKHVGLTTAESFLMAAGYIQPDHSEECFKTKNRGNL is encoded by the coding sequence ATGGAAACGACGAAAAAACGAAGAAGATGTAACTGGTGTGAGGATGATCCAATGCTTATGGATTATCATGATCACGAATGGGGGCAGCCATTGGATGATGATAACGATCTGTTTGAGGCATTGACACTCGAAATCTTCCAAGCAGGACTAAGCTGGAAAACGATTCTTCATAAAAGGGAAAACTTCCGTACAGCATTTGATGGATTTGAGATTCATAAGGTGAGTGAATATAAAGAAGAGAAGATTGAGGAATTGTTGCAAAACAAAGGAATTGTTCGACATAGACGGAAAATAGAAGCGACGATTCATAATGCAAACATAGCACTAGAGTTGATTAAAGATCATGGAAGTCTTAAAAACTATTTTGATTCGTTACCTAAAGAAACATTAGAAAAACAAAAAGAAATAAAGAAAACATTCAAACACGTCGGACTCACAACAGCCGAAAGTTTCCTTATGGCAGCAGGATATATCCAGCCAGATCATAGTGAGGAGTGTTTTAAGACAAAAAATAGAGGAAACCTATAG
- a CDS encoding sigma-70 family RNA polymerase sigma factor, whose protein sequence is MEEYQPRQRSNIQLDKIIGRYPKEEVIEHMMDQYGEKLTRLAYTYVKDWGRAEDIVQEVFVTCYTKLDTFRGESSVKTWIYRITINRCHDYHRTWSFRNLQFTDKISRWMKGDLKTPESDLLAKDEKQVLANQVLSLPIKYREMLLLYYFEELSVQEISLMLLINESTIKTRLHRGRQLLKEVITSERSMDDGRST, encoded by the coding sequence TTGGAGGAATATCAGCCGCGGCAACGGTCGAATATCCAGTTGGATAAGATCATCGGTCGTTACCCGAAAGAAGAAGTCATTGAACATATGATGGACCAATACGGGGAGAAACTGACTCGCCTTGCCTACACTTATGTAAAGGACTGGGGAAGAGCTGAGGATATCGTTCAGGAAGTCTTTGTTACTTGCTATACGAAATTAGATACTTTCCGGGGTGAATCTTCTGTAAAGACTTGGATTTACCGGATTACGATTAACCGTTGTCATGATTATCATAGAACCTGGTCTTTCCGTAATCTACAATTTACAGATAAAATCTCTCGATGGATGAAGGGAGATTTAAAAACACCCGAGAGTGATCTGTTGGCAAAGGATGAGAAACAGGTACTCGCCAATCAAGTGCTCTCATTGCCAATAAAATATCGAGAAATGCTACTGCTCTATTATTTTGAAGAGCTTTCCGTACAAGAAATTAGCTTAATGCTTCTTATAAATGAATCGACTATAAAAACCCGCTTACATCGTGGCAGACAACTATTAAAAGAAGTCATCACATCAGAAAGGAGCATGGATGATGGAAGATCAACTTAA
- a CDS encoding VOC family protein yields MSKKKRGCIHHIELYVSDLERSVDFWGWLLTELGYSEFQKWEQGISYKLNDSYLVFVQTEQKYLDVPYHRCRVGLNHLAFYAESREHVDELTKDLKAKGTNILYEDRHPYAGGMNYYAVYFEDPDRIKVEIVAP; encoded by the coding sequence TTGAGCAAGAAGAAGAGGGGATGCATTCATCATATTGAGTTATATGTTTCAGATTTAGAACGATCAGTGGATTTTTGGGGATGGCTCCTTACAGAGCTTGGATATTCTGAATTCCAGAAATGGGAGCAGGGCATAAGCTACAAACTAAACGATTCTTATCTCGTATTCGTTCAAACTGAACAAAAATATTTAGATGTTCCTTACCATCGATGTCGAGTAGGTTTAAACCATTTAGCATTTTATGCAGAAAGCCGAGAGCATGTAGACGAGCTGACAAAAGATCTGAAAGCGAAGGGGACGAATATACTTTACGAAGATCGACACCCGTACGCTGGAGGGATGAACTATTACGCCGTCTATTTTGAAGACCCGGATAGAATAAAAGTAGAAATTGTTGCCCCTTAA
- the argS gene encoding arginine--tRNA ligase, translated as MSIKDYTAHQLSIIIDSLSEEDLKKSLEVPPNREMGDLAFPCFILAKHLKQSPVQIAKELEGKLSSSDVFDRVEATGPYLNLFLPKRKLTEQVISEILVDGEQYGSVKASGHQIPIDLSSPNIAKPFSMGHLRSTVIGNAVANLAEKNGYKPIRINHLGDWGTQFGKLMTAYEKWGNEHAVRKSPIKELNALYVLFHEKAKEDPSLDDEGRAWFKKLEGGDSNATALWKWFREESLKEFEKIYELLDVSFDAYPGESFYNDKMQAIVDELNEKKLLVESDGAMVVDLEEFDMPPALIQKKDGASLYATRDLAAAKYRKSTYHFAESLYVVGHEQSLHFQQVKKVLLKLGYDWAEDMKHIPFGMILQDGKKMSTRKGKTVLLEEVLKQTIEQAKRNIEEKNPTLKAKEQVAEIIGVGAVIFNDLKQSRLNDVEFDIEQMLRFEGETGPYIQYTYARACTLLTKGSWGEMKETNPPYNIDEAYLWDLILTLEHFPSIVERAFHEYEPSILSRYLIVLARYFNQYYGKVRILSGTDEEQQARLHLVKSVTVVLKEGLRLLGIKAPEKM; from the coding sequence ATGTCGATTAAAGATTATACAGCGCATCAATTAAGTATCATTATAGATTCTTTGTCAGAAGAAGATTTGAAAAAATCCTTAGAGGTCCCTCCAAATCGAGAAATGGGTGATCTCGCTTTTCCTTGCTTCATACTGGCAAAGCATTTGAAACAATCACCTGTACAAATTGCAAAAGAGCTAGAGGGAAAGCTTTCAAGTTCGGACGTATTTGACCGAGTAGAGGCTACGGGACCTTATTTGAATTTGTTTTTACCGAAGAGAAAACTGACAGAGCAAGTCATCAGCGAAATATTGGTTGATGGCGAGCAATACGGAAGTGTGAAAGCGAGCGGTCACCAGATACCAATCGATTTATCTTCACCGAATATCGCCAAACCGTTTTCAATGGGACATTTACGATCTACAGTGATCGGAAATGCGGTCGCGAACCTAGCAGAAAAGAATGGCTATAAACCAATACGCATCAATCACCTAGGTGACTGGGGCACACAATTTGGCAAACTAATGACCGCTTATGAAAAATGGGGAAATGAACACGCCGTAAGAAAGAGCCCGATTAAAGAATTGAATGCACTATATGTCTTATTTCATGAAAAAGCGAAGGAAGACCCTAGCCTAGATGACGAAGGTAGAGCTTGGTTCAAAAAGCTTGAAGGCGGAGATTCCAACGCAACAGCTTTATGGAAATGGTTCAGAGAGGAATCCTTAAAGGAATTTGAAAAAATTTATGAACTCTTGGATGTATCTTTTGACGCGTATCCTGGAGAATCTTTTTACAATGATAAAATGCAAGCCATTGTAGATGAGCTCAACGAGAAAAAGCTGTTAGTTGAATCTGATGGGGCGATGGTCGTTGATTTAGAGGAATTCGATATGCCGCCTGCATTAATTCAAAAGAAAGATGGCGCTTCCTTATATGCAACGCGGGATTTGGCAGCAGCTAAGTATCGAAAGAGCACATATCATTTTGCAGAATCATTATATGTGGTCGGTCATGAACAGTCCCTTCATTTCCAACAAGTGAAGAAAGTATTGCTCAAGCTAGGTTACGATTGGGCAGAGGACATGAAACACATTCCTTTCGGGATGATCCTACAAGATGGGAAGAAGATGTCTACGCGTAAAGGAAAGACGGTACTACTTGAAGAAGTATTAAAGCAGACGATTGAACAAGCAAAACGGAATATTGAAGAGAAGAACCCGACGCTTAAAGCAAAAGAGCAAGTAGCAGAAATAATCGGTGTAGGTGCAGTCATTTTCAATGATTTGAAACAATCTCGTCTAAATGACGTGGAGTTTGACATTGAACAAATGCTTCGATTTGAAGGGGAAACAGGTCCTTATATTCAATATACCTATGCAAGAGCTTGTACGTTATTAACGAAAGGCTCTTGGGGAGAAATGAAAGAAACAAATCCACCATATAATATAGATGAAGCGTACTTATGGGATCTTATTTTAACGCTAGAACATTTTCCGAGCATAGTAGAGCGCGCATTTCATGAATATGAGCCCTCTATTCTTTCTCGTTATTTAATTGTATTAGCACGTTACTTCAATCAGTATTACGGAAAAGTCCGCATATTATCTGGCACTGATGAGGAACAACAAGCCAGACTTCATCTCGTTAAATCGGTAACGGTCGTCTTAAAAGAAGGACTTAGATTGCTTGGTATAAAGGCTCCAGAGAAAATGTAA
- a CDS encoding LTA synthase family protein: protein MKERWIRNSLVITATILWIKTYVVYKLSFNLPTSNWIQELILIINPLSSVIFTMALVFLFPKKLQKRMTWILALIFSIVLYSNTLYYRFFNDFITVPVLFQTNNVGDIGNSLVAQTYWYDIFFFLDIIVISYFVKRGTLKPSSFTNKSFMKLAIIATLFLAINLGLAESERPQLLTRTFDRELLVKNLGTYNYHVYDLLLQSKTKAQKALANNSDVEEIIEYTKNKDVPVNDELYGIAEGKNIILISMESTQQFVIGKEVRGKEITPFLNDFIKDSYYFDNFYHQTGQGKTSDSEFLLDNSLYPLPRGAVFQTHPLNEYFATPEILKKQGYHSAVFHGNNKSFWNRDIMYNTMGYDEYISQEYYTINENNQINYGLKDRPFFKQSMDYLSEMSQPFYSRFITLTNHHPYKYDESDQLVPTFETNDPIVDRYPVTVSYTDKAIKEFIGQLKANGLYENSVIIIYGDHYGISERHNDALAQVLNKEEITPYDNVQLQRVPLIIHIPGQKGKTISKVSGQIDLKPTILNLLGIGQQGIQFGTDLFSEQHKNVAIFRDRSVVTDAYVYTKDTCYDRASGAEVNPESCTEAQQHLQELELSDSLIYGDLLRFLNMARNN from the coding sequence ATGAAAGAGCGTTGGATCAGGAACAGCTTGGTGATCACTGCAACAATATTGTGGATCAAAACCTACGTCGTTTATAAATTAAGCTTTAATTTGCCTACAAGTAACTGGATACAGGAATTGATTCTTATCATCAATCCTTTAAGTTCCGTTATCTTCACAATGGCACTCGTTTTCCTATTCCCCAAAAAGCTCCAAAAACGTATGACTTGGATTTTGGCCCTAATCTTCTCAATCGTCCTTTATTCCAATACGTTGTATTACAGATTTTTCAATGATTTCATTACTGTACCTGTATTATTTCAGACAAACAATGTTGGCGACATCGGCAATAGTCTAGTCGCACAAACCTATTGGTATGACATTTTCTTCTTTCTGGATATTATTGTCATTTCCTATTTCGTTAAACGAGGAACCTTGAAACCGTCGTCGTTTACGAACAAAAGCTTTATGAAGCTTGCGATCATTGCCACCCTTTTTCTAGCAATCAATCTAGGTCTAGCCGAGTCCGAAAGACCACAACTGCTTACTCGGACGTTTGACCGAGAACTACTCGTGAAAAATCTCGGAACTTATAACTATCACGTCTACGATCTCTTGTTGCAATCCAAAACAAAGGCTCAAAAAGCACTGGCCAACAACTCTGACGTAGAAGAAATTATAGAATATACGAAAAATAAAGATGTACCAGTCAATGACGAATTGTACGGAATTGCTGAAGGAAAGAACATTATATTGATCTCAATGGAATCAACACAACAATTCGTAATTGGAAAAGAGGTTCGCGGGAAAGAGATTACACCTTTCTTGAATGATTTCATAAAGGACAGCTATTATTTCGATAATTTTTATCATCAAACTGGACAAGGGAAGACCTCTGATTCTGAATTCCTACTCGATAATTCATTATATCCATTACCGAGGGGCGCTGTATTCCAAACACATCCGTTGAATGAATACTTCGCTACTCCTGAAATTCTGAAAAAACAGGGATATCACAGCGCGGTCTTTCATGGAAACAATAAGAGTTTCTGGAACCGGGACATTATGTATAATACGATGGGCTATGATGAATATATTTCTCAAGAGTATTACACAATCAATGAAAACAACCAAATCAATTATGGATTAAAGGATCGACCTTTCTTTAAGCAATCCATGGATTATTTAAGTGAAATGTCGCAACCATTTTATTCGAGATTTATTACATTAACGAACCACCATCCCTACAAGTATGATGAGAGCGACCAATTGGTCCCAACATTCGAGACAAATGATCCCATTGTCGATCGGTATCCTGTAACCGTAAGCTATACGGATAAAGCGATAAAAGAATTTATTGGTCAGCTGAAAGCTAACGGATTGTATGAGAATTCGGTGATCATCATTTATGGAGATCATTATGGCATTTCTGAGCGACATAATGACGCACTTGCTCAAGTATTAAATAAAGAAGAAATTACGCCTTACGATAATGTCCAGTTGCAACGAGTGCCACTTATCATTCATATACCAGGTCAAAAAGGGAAAACCATTTCAAAGGTTTCTGGTCAAATCGACTTAAAGCCGACAATCTTGAATTTACTTGGTATCGGACAACAAGGTATTCAATTTGGAACTGACCTCTTTTCAGAGCAGCATAAGAACGTTGCAATATTCAGAGATAGAAGTGTTGTCACTGACGCTTACGTCTACACGAAAGATACGTGCTATGACCGAGCATCTGGTGCAGAGGTGAATCCCGAATCCTGTACCGAAGCTCAGCAACACTTACAAGAACTCGAACTCTCAGACAGTTTGATATACGGTGATTTATTACGATTCTTAAATATGGCAAGAAATAACTAA
- a CDS encoding Glu/Leu/Phe/Val family dehydrogenase: protein MAGDVKSEMPAKEEKDGDEITNPYHIAQRLIERATETLELQEGVYDILKKPKRVMKVSIPVRRDNGDVVNYTGIRAQHTDILGPTKGGVRFHPGVNEDEVIALSMWMSLKTAIVGIPFGGGKGGIIVNPEELSEREIEELSRGFIRELEPIMGPEKDIPAPDVNTNPKIMGWMLDEFDRLRGHNVPGFITGKPLIIGGSEGRVEATGRGVVITIREAAKRLDYDLNKMTAVIQGFGNVGSNAAKYLEESGVKVIGITDAKGGVYNENGLDIASLIEYAKETKTVKGFPGSEDLSNDDLFSLECDILIPAALENQITGDNANQIKAKIVAEAANGPTTPQGNKLLEDNGVFVIPDILCNAGGVTVSYFEWVQNAMHYSWKEKEVAEKLEEKMVDAFKAVYDMRDAKKVKMREAAYLVGVGRLAKAMIARGWIKNWEMPIDC, encoded by the coding sequence TTGGCTGGAGATGTGAAGTCCGAAATGCCAGCTAAAGAAGAGAAGGATGGGGATGAAATAACGAATCCGTATCATATTGCACAACGTCTCATTGAGAGAGCAACCGAGACATTAGAGCTTCAAGAAGGTGTGTATGATATTTTGAAAAAGCCGAAACGAGTCATGAAAGTTTCCATTCCTGTTCGGAGAGATAATGGAGACGTTGTGAATTATACAGGTATTCGTGCGCAACATACCGATATACTTGGACCGACGAAAGGTGGGGTTCGTTTTCATCCAGGTGTAAATGAAGATGAAGTCATCGCCCTTTCTATGTGGATGTCACTTAAAACCGCAATTGTCGGGATACCATTTGGTGGAGGAAAAGGCGGTATTATCGTTAATCCAGAAGAGCTTTCAGAACGGGAAATTGAAGAGCTTAGTCGTGGGTTCATTCGTGAGTTAGAGCCGATCATGGGGCCCGAAAAGGACATACCTGCACCAGATGTGAATACGAATCCAAAAATCATGGGCTGGATGCTCGATGAGTTCGACCGACTGAGAGGACATAATGTTCCTGGTTTTATCACTGGCAAGCCGTTAATTATTGGTGGTTCAGAAGGAAGAGTCGAAGCGACTGGACGAGGGGTAGTCATTACCATTCGTGAAGCTGCTAAACGATTGGATTATGATCTCAACAAAATGACAGCTGTCATCCAAGGCTTCGGAAACGTTGGATCGAATGCAGCCAAATACTTAGAGGAAAGTGGCGTGAAGGTAATCGGGATCACTGATGCGAAGGGCGGCGTATACAATGAAAACGGGTTGGATATTGCGAGCTTAATTGAGTATGCCAAGGAAACCAAGACAGTCAAAGGATTTCCGGGTAGTGAAGATCTATCGAATGACGATTTATTCTCATTGGAATGTGATATTCTCATACCTGCAGCATTAGAGAATCAGATTACAGGAGATAACGCGAACCAAATTAAAGCGAAAATTGTTGCGGAGGCTGCTAATGGACCGACTACACCACAAGGTAACAAACTACTGGAGGACAACGGCGTCTTTGTGATCCCAGATATTTTATGTAATGCAGGTGGTGTAACCGTGTCCTATTTCGAATGGGTACAAAATGCGATGCACTACTCATGGAAAGAAAAAGAAGTGGCCGAAAAGCTCGAAGAAAAAATGGTAGATGCATTTAAAGCCGTTTATGATATGCGTGACGCCAAAAAGGTGAAAATGCGTGAAGCCGCATACCTTGTTGGTGTAGGGAGATTAGCCAAAGCGATGATCGCAAGAGGATGGATTAAAAACTGGGAGATGCCAATTGACTGCTAA
- the motA gene encoding flagellar motor stator protein MotA, whose translation MDKASVIGVILGVIAIGVGMILKGVNPTALFNPAALLIIFAGTAASVLIAFPLQEVKKLPKLFKILFTDKKTTTVEELVPIFSDWATIARKEGLLALETHADEIDDPFLKNGMKMVIDGQTPEFIRDVMVEDLVAMEERHESSAAIFTQAGTYAPTLGVLGAVVGLIAALGNLDDIEALGHAIAAAFIATLFGIFTGYVLWHPFANKLKRKSKQEVMVKQVMVEGILSIQDGASPRVIEDKLKIYIPANQRNVEPPVTQEGEGLNA comes from the coding sequence ATGGATAAAGCTTCAGTAATCGGAGTCATACTTGGCGTAATCGCAATCGGCGTAGGAATGATACTAAAAGGGGTTAACCCTACAGCGTTATTCAACCCAGCTGCTTTGTTGATAATATTTGCAGGAACAGCCGCATCTGTCTTGATTGCCTTTCCTTTGCAAGAAGTGAAAAAGCTTCCGAAGTTATTCAAAATATTGTTTACAGATAAAAAAACAACCACTGTCGAAGAGTTGGTTCCTATATTTTCTGACTGGGCAACGATCGCAAGAAAAGAAGGGTTACTTGCATTAGAAACACACGCAGATGAAATTGACGATCCATTCTTAAAAAATGGAATGAAGATGGTCATTGATGGTCAAACACCGGAATTCATCCGGGACGTGATGGTAGAAGACCTTGTCGCGATGGAAGAACGACATGAAAGCTCAGCAGCGATCTTTACACAAGCGGGTACATACGCACCGACGTTAGGCGTCCTAGGAGCTGTAGTCGGTCTCATTGCCGCTCTTGGAAACTTAGATGACATTGAAGCGTTAGGTCATGCCATTGCAGCTGCATTTATTGCAACGTTGTTCGGAATTTTCACAGGTTATGTACTATGGCATCCATTTGCTAACAAACTAAAGCGGAAATCAAAGCAAGAAGTAATGGTCAAGCAAGTAATGGTTGAAGGCATCTTATCAATCCAAGATGGAGCTTCACCTAGAGTCATTGAAGATAAGTTAAAAATCTATATCCCAGCGAACCAAAGAAACGTTGAACCTCCTGTTACTCAGGAAGGAGAGGGGTTAAATGCTTAA
- the motB gene encoding flagellar motor protein MotB → MLKTRKKKHEEHIDESWLIPYADMLTLLLALFIVLFAVSTVDAAKFENMANSFKSALNGGTGPLDYTSPVSIVEQTSIPTSESAIIPIDDQEKTNGEFDQNQLKEIKEKIDAYINENKLNKSLKTTLTESGLIITILDRALFDSGSAVVKKESITLAKEISQLLVTDPPRRIVIAGHTDNIPIKNHDFRSNWELSAQRSINFMELLLQNEKLDPTKFSQSGFGEFQPVASNDTNEGRAKNRRVEVKILPFGE, encoded by the coding sequence ATGCTTAAAACACGAAAGAAGAAACACGAAGAGCACATTGATGAATCCTGGCTCATTCCTTATGCAGACATGCTAACGTTACTGCTCGCATTATTTATTGTGTTGTTCGCAGTGAGTACAGTTGATGCTGCAAAGTTTGAAAACATGGCGAATTCATTTAAATCCGCACTTAACGGCGGAACGGGACCGCTTGATTACACAAGCCCTGTTAGCATTGTGGAACAGACTTCTATCCCTACAAGTGAAAGTGCGATCATACCAATTGATGACCAAGAGAAAACAAATGGTGAATTTGACCAAAATCAATTAAAAGAAATCAAAGAGAAAATTGATGCTTATATTAACGAAAACAAGCTTAACAAGAGTTTGAAAACGACTCTGACGGAAAGCGGCTTAATCATCACAATCTTAGACCGCGCCTTGTTTGACTCAGGTAGCGCAGTCGTTAAGAAAGAATCAATCACACTAGCAAAAGAGATTTCCCAATTGCTCGTGACTGATCCACCAAGACGGATCGTGATCGCAGGACATACAGATAATATCCCGATTAAGAACCATGATTTCCGCTCCAATTGGGAGCTTAGCGCACAGCGTTCCATCAATTTCATGGAACTATTATTACAAAACGAAAAGCTCGACCCTACTAAATTTAGTCAATCAGGATTCGGTGAATTCCAACCGGTTGCTTCTAACGATACAAATGAAGGACGAGCGAAAAACAGACGTGTAGAAGTAAAAATACTGCCTTTTGGTGAATAA